The following is a genomic window from Myxocyprinus asiaticus isolate MX2 ecotype Aquarium Trade chromosome 38, UBuf_Myxa_2, whole genome shotgun sequence.
ATATGATGCCGATGTATATATTATAAGTACATACTGCTTCTATATGATGCTGATGTATACATTATAAGTACATACTGCTGCTATATGATGCTGATGTATACATTATAAGTACATACTGCTGCTATATGATGCCGATGTATATATTATAAGTACATACTGCTGCTATATGATGCCGATGTATACATTATAAGTACATACTGCTGCTATATGATGCCGATGTATACATTATAAGTACATACTGCTGCTATATGATGcttatgtatacattataaatatatactgctGCTATATGATGCTGATGTATACATAAGAACATACACTGCTTCTATATGATGCTGATGTATACATTATAAGTACATACTGCTTCTATATGATGCCGATGTATACATTATAAGTACATACTGTAGTCTGTTTCTCTCCTCCAGCGGGATCCTCCGCAGGTGAATATAACAGCTCTGATGAATTCGCGCCCGCACAGTTTCACTCCGAAATCTCTCGGTAATTCCACCCGGTtcgcgctcacacacacaccgTACACACACACTATCAGAAGCGCTGAAAACACTCGAGACATTTTATAAAGTACAATAACAACGAACTTTACAAGAAACCAGATGAACGAGAGTCTGAAGACTGTTGAAGTTTCACAAGCTGCTGATTTCTGGTGATTCGCCATCAGTTCACAcactttatatacacacacaccgacgTCACTCTCACAACACTAATTTGTacagctacacacacactcactcactcactacacatgcacacactcactacacacgcacacacactctcactcactacacacacacacacacacacacacactcactcactacacacgcacacacactctcactcactacacacacacacacacacacacacacacacacacactcactcactcacaacacacacacacactcactcactcacaacacacacacacactcactcactacacacacactcactcactacacacactcactcactcactccacacacactcactcactacacacgcacacacactctcactcactacacacacacacacacactcactcactacacacacactcactcactacacacacacacactcactcactacacacacacacacacacacacactacacacacactcactcacaacacatgcacacactcacaacacacacactcacaacacacacactcactcactcacaacacacacacactcactacacacacacacacacacactcacaacacacacactcactccacacacactcactcactcactacacacacactcactcactcacaacacacacacactcacacacactcactcactcacaacacacacactcactcactacacacacactcactcactcactcacaacacacacactcacaacacacacactcactcactacacatgcacacactcactacacacacactcactcactacacacacacacacactcacaacacacacactcacaacacacactcactcacaacacacacactcactcacaacacacacacactcacaacacacacactcactccacacacactcactcactcactacacacacactcactcactcacaacacacacacactcacacacacacactcactcactcacaacacacacactcactcactacacacacactcactcacaacacacactcactcactcactcacaacacacacactcactcactacacatgcacacactcactacacacacactcactcactacacacacacacacactcacaacacacacactcacaacacacactcactcacaacacacactcactcactacacacacacacacacactcactacacacactcacaacacacacactcactcactcacacatgcacacactcactacacacacacacacacactcacaacacacacactcactcactcactacacacacactcactcactcactcacaacacacacactcactcactcactcagaacacacacactcactcactcactcagaacacacacacacactcactcactcacaacacacacactcactcactcacaacacacacactcacaacacacacactcactcacaacacacacactcactcactacacatgcacacactcactacacacgcacacacactctcactcactacacacacacacacacactcactcactcacaacacacacactcactcactacacacactcactcactacacacactcactcactacacatgcacacactcactacacacacactctcactacacacacacacacactcacaacacacacactcacaacacacactcactcacaacacacactcactcacaacacacactcactcactacacacacacacacacactcactacacacactcacaacacacacactcactcactcacacatgcacacactcactacacacacacacacacactcacaacacacacactcactcactcactacacacacactcactcactcactcacaacacacacactcactcactcactcagaacacacacacacactcactcactcacaacacacacactcacaacacacacactcactcacaacacacacactcactcactacacacgcacacacactctcactcactacacacacacacacacacacactcactcactcacaacacacacactcactcactacacacactcactcactacacacactcattcactacacacacacacactcactcactccacACACTCTCACTACACACGCgctcactcactacacacacacacacacacacactacactacacacacatacactcactacacacacacacacactaactacatacacacacactcactacacacacacacacactaactacatacacacacactcactacacacacacatacactcactacacacacacacacacactaactacatacacacacactcactacacacacacatacactcactacacacacacacacactaactacatacacacacactcactacacacacacatacactcactacacacacacacacacactaactacatacacacacactcactacacacacccTACACACAtactacactacacacacacactcactacacacatactacactacactacactcacactacactcactacacacatattacacacacactacactacactcacacacactcactacacacatattacacacacactcacactacacacatactacacacacacactcaatacacacatgcacactcactcacactacacacacactcaatacacacacacacactcactcacactacacacatacTACACACACGTAATTGATTTCTTGGTGATTCATGGTGAAGTACAAACAGTAAAGTGATAACACGAGTCTTTATGAGCAGATAGATATCACAGATATGAATCTGATTATGTAGTTATCGATTATAAGAATTCATCTTTATAGATGCTGGagtgaaaaaatattaatatttcatgttgcatagattcaatttattaaaatgtgttttatttgatCAGGAATCTAAAActttaaacaagaaaacaaaGTGAAATGAAGACttaccattttattttcatacatgAAGACTGAATTCATTAAAAACAGTCCAATTATTACGATGATTGTAACAGAATCACAAAATTCATCAATATGAAAAATTATAACTcaagaaaactttttttaaggaagaaaaacatatttgacctttagaaaaaaaaaaacgtacagaTTTATTGTTGGAAACAAAGAAAATCAGGATAAAACTCAAGTTTGATGTTCATGAGCTAATTGAATATTTATACTACATCTTTATAAATGATCATGACATCATTATCACATGAtctacaaataaaacatttgtatgAAGACAAACTGGATGAACTTTAAATGAATAAGTCCAGATATATGTGTAGAAACACATGAGCATCACATGTTTGGCTAATTAAGGCCGTTCTTCTCGTCACTGTGAAATGGGATTTATGTTTGGTGGAGTGGAGGTGACGTCAGCCGTTATTGTGACATTTGTCTTTGATGATGGTTATTGTTCTCATTTCTCCAGTAAAGATGTCAGATGAGATTTGACTCGGCGAGATTTCTCGATACTCTCAAACGTCGGCATTCCGTGAGGAAGATCTAAACGCTCGCTCTCAGATACCATGATGCTCTCTGCCTCCTCTGCCGGACATTAACAACGATCACATGTGACgaacaacacaaaaatacatgAAAGTCACAGGATTCAGGAGGACGTTTAGTAATGAAATGTCAGATGCTGAAGAATAGTTTCAATTCAAAGCCGGATATTACAGTAATCATGGAATCAATAATCAATCGGTGATAATACAGAAACTGATCAATGCTCGTCTCAAGGGTCTGAATGACGTTACATGAGGTCAAAGGTGACCGAATGAGCTATGAGTTGAGGTCATTAGGGACGTTATAGTACAGATTTTATTCTTGCTCTTATTTGAATCTTTAGACATTTAGTCAATTTAATGTTAATAATTCAAACAACAGTAAAGCTGGACATTAAACCTCGGCTGAAGTACTCTTAAAACCATCAAATAATCCAGATGATCTTTAAGAAATGTTGTGTACCTCTCATGCGGTGAATCAGAGTGCCGTACGCGGCGTCCATCTGATACGCTAGAATGAAACTGAGAGGAACGACAGGAGCCAGTAAAGCGGGTTTCCTCTTTTTAACGGCtctgaagacacacacacacacacacacacacacagtgacacaaTCAGCTGCTTTAATACTCAAAATACATGTAGAAATCAACACTCAAGTGACTGTAATATTCCTCACAAATAAAGACACAACACTAGTGTGTGTgtatctggtgtgtgtgtgtgtgtgtgagtgtgtttatctggtatgtgtgagtgtgtgtgtgtgagtgtgtgtgtgcgcgcatgagtgtgtgtgtgtgtgtgtgtgtgtgtgtgtgtgtgagtgagtgtgtgtgtgtgtgtgtgtgtgagtgtgtgagtatctggtgtgtgtgagtgtgtgtgtgtgtgtgtgtgtgtgtgtgtgtgagtatctggtgtgtgtgtgtgtgtgtgtgtgagtatctggtgtgtgtgtgtgagtatctggtgtgtgtgtgtgtgtgtgtgtgtgtgtgtgtgtgagtatctggtgtgtgtgtgtgtgtgtgtgtgtgagtatctggtgtgtgtgagtgtgtgtgtgtgtgtgtgagtatctggtgtgtgtgagtgtgtgtgtgagtatctgtgtgtgtgtgtgtgtgtgtgtgtgtgtgtgtgtgtgcgtgtgtgagtgtgcgtgtgtgtgagagtgtgtgtgtgcgtgtgtgagtgagagagtgtgtgtgtgcgtgtgtgtgagagtgagagagtgtgtgtgcgtgtgtgagtgagagagtgagagtgtgtgtgtgtgtgtgtgtgtgtgtgtgtgtgtgtgcgagtgagagagtgagagtgtgtgtgtgtgtgtgtgtgtgtgtgtgtgtgtgtagtgtgtgtgataCAGTAAATATCTTGATATAAAAGAACAGTTTGTTACGGCAGATAAAACATGATAACACATTTCAGTCTTGGTTTTGATTACACGTCATTTGAGAGTTTTATTCTTGATAAACTCATATTTCAaactcaaaatgaaaatgattcatgaaatcagattttgtgtgtgttttattttacatgtttttcatgattttaaacactgttttgttttgtcaaaTGTTGTCTCCATATGATATGACCTGTATTCATGTCAGCTACACGTCTGAACACAACATTCACAACAATGGaacataaaatctgacaataatgtaatatttatgtgATGGTACAGAGTTAAAGACTTTCAGTTTGttgttgaaaacattttcatttggtattttttaaatattcactCAAATTCTCATTATTTGAGTTTCCAGCACAAGTGgagaactaaaaataaataaataaagattgtaAAGAGAAATGAGAATTATtactgtaattaataataatagtctTAATTGATATAACTGATTCTGTCTGTGGTCGTGACTCGTGGACATGATTCAGTGAGGAAGGATATGATTACCGGAGTAACTGGAGTCTGTATTTGTCTGGTAACTTTATTAGGAAGTGCAGTGTAATACATGGTTTAATTCACATCGTAAGAAAGATTGTCTGATGATATTAATCTAGTAAAAACATCTGTTGCGACTCATGTCTTCTCACGACTTTACATCAGCGGAAAATTCACCTTCAGAAGTTTATGTGGGatgtatttcattttttctttgcttTCAAGAACTCTGGAAAATCcagaaatatatgaaaaataaaaatcatgacgTGTCTGTGACAGAAACAGTTCAACATAAAGACAGAGACTGACTCGTGTGATGCAGTGAGTTCATTATAATAAACCTACAGTATATAAGAGGACAATAAGAGAAAACACGACTCTTTACTCAGATCCGGGTTTGGGGACAGGAAGGAGACACAGGggcgggtttatgatttctgaggccccaagcaaccgaccaagctggggccccattttgaatatttttgcttaaaaatgacataaaatgtattttaaatcataattttaaattcatcctatcaactgTTGTAGACAatgatttattgttgtccagtttgtcattataatatgatacagtattattattactttgaggattggTTGTATACAATAGtcatatattcctgtcttatttactttcacctggagtttatattctgacgctgaggctgtattttatgtaagcatcgtaggcaacattcgtaactaacaataaacacacaAAGCACGGCGGCCCCTCAGGAAAAACACTGCTGTATATCAAGCGCTGAAattttgcttgttgcagaacaatctggaataattgtAACAGTcgcctctttgcaacctgaacttgttcagaatgttaaacCTTTGTGACACCtgtctagacacagtgcaacgactgatacagaacgcaggtgtctcgacatttctgaaacctgaagctcttattatCTTCAcactgtgtctaaaaatgtgccagtcctccgtgagacactgaagaaacagcgagacgcggtgcagcaggtatggacgttcATCCAGTGCGTTTACACAAAACAAAGCAGACGcaggcaaaaacacgttcggtgtgaacagcccctaactcatccgactgcacgtatctgtgagtgagagcgcgtgcacTGAAGAGAACAATACTTGATCAGATTAAATAAATGGGCGGAGTTTAGGGTTTTCTGAAGaggattttactacagtaaacatattttaaccttgatatttcacactgaaatcatacagaaaaaacaaaaatcataatttagatTTTACCATGATATCTCTTGTGTATTAAAGCTACAGTAACCACATCTAGATTATACTTACTCCAGTctacaatatttgtatttgtagatAATAatagttaacattagtaaacgtATCATTACTTAATCAACAGAATATTTGAacagtatttattcatcattgttaattaataaaaataaaattgtatttttagtttaagttagttcattaactaatgttaacataaaacttttgattttaaaaatcatatgTTGCCGTTAACATGatcaaagatgaataaatgctaatAAAGTATTATTCATGAATTCATGTTAAGTAATGTTGTTTACTAACGGAACCTTATTTGATAGTGTGagcacaatattactatagtaaaccagttaaactgtggtatttacatagtaaaaccatgatacccaCAACACTATGATTTTGATCACCATAGTTTTAGTATTCCTGTATTATCGGTTACAGATATCACGGTTAAAAtactgttactgtagtaaaatcatggtaaagtTACTGTGAGGGCACGCAgctaatttattatatatttgatCACCTGtaattaaatcatttttgttttctgttactGAAGgggattttttcat
Proteins encoded in this region:
- the plgrkt gene encoding plasminogen receptor (KT), whose translation is MGFLLSKSMEQNFQKQQEFMLLNARLQLERQLQMQNQMRERQMAMQVAWSREFLKYFGSFFSLTTLALTVGAVKKRKPALLAPVVPLSFILAYQMDAAYGTLIHRMREEAESIMVSESERLDLPHGMPTFESIEKSRRVKSHLTSLLEK